Proteins from one Salvelinus alpinus chromosome 34, SLU_Salpinus.1, whole genome shotgun sequence genomic window:
- the LOC139563848 gene encoding myb/SANT-like DNA-binding domain-containing protein 4 produces the protein MATRAAYFSPSEAQILMEAYEEVKDIIKKKGNTATVIKQREKAWQSIADRLNALNMNGPKRTWQQVKIKYKNILQNAVKKNTHRQGTGGGSPKADLTPAEDMALELNKGRPVLEGIPGGKETSIGSSQDATRFIQVSGSTVFLLEPPAQAPDDADPGEGPSAAATAHDGDDDEEETISLDSRRHEDPDAIQWENQPGNISSQAIRKLYGNHLRRQIELADIDIQYKKKKMENLALESEIKKRTIRKLDLEIKKLEREVRYAFNVHCMLTVTQMY, from the exons atggcaactagagccgcgtacttttccccgtcggaagcacaaatcctcatggaggcatacgaggaggtaaaagatataattaagaagaaaggcaacaccgccacagtgataaagcaaagagaaaaagcgtggcaaagtattgcagaccgcctgaatgc attaaacatgaacgggccaaaacggacatggcagcaggtcaaaatcaaatacaagaacattctgcagaatg cagtgaaaaagaatacccacagacaaggcacgggtggtgggtcaccaaaggctgaccttaccccagcagaggacatggccttggagctaaataaaggcaggcccgtcttagaggggatccctggggggaaagagacgagcataggttcctcccaagatgccacccgcttcattcaag tgtctggcagcactgtgttcctgttagagccaccagcacaagcaccagacgatgctgatcca ggtgaaggccccagtgcagcagcaacagcacatgatggagacgatgatgaggaggagaccatctctctggattccagaaggcatgag gacccagatgctatacagtgggaaaaccagcctggcaacata agctcacaagctatcagaaagttgtatggcaaccacctccggcgccaaatagaactggcagacatagacattcagtacaagaagaaaaagatggaaaatcttgcactggagtccgaaataaaaaagaggacaattaggaaactggaccttgaaataaaaaaacttgagagggaggtgagatatgccttcaatgtacactgtatgctaactgtaacacaaatgtattaa